A single Halarcobacter anaerophilus DNA region contains:
- the rfbF gene encoding glucose-1-phosphate cytidylyltransferase has protein sequence MKVVILAGGYGTRLSEETGIRPKPMVEIGGKPILWHIMKTYSYYGFNDFVILLGYKGYYIKEYFANYYLHQSDITFNMKTGDMKVHNNNSEPWNVTLLDTGIDSMTGARIKKAQDFIGDEPFMLTYGDGVSDININELLAFHRSHGKSITITSVQPDGRFGALDIGEDNKVLKFQEKPKGDGNWINAGFFVCEPKVFDYISEDTSIVFEQEPLINLAKDGEMFTYNHNGFWKPMDTLRDKLQLNKIWESNSAPWKVWRD, from the coding sequence ATGAAAGTTGTAATATTAGCAGGTGGATATGGTACAAGATTATCAGAAGAAACAGGTATAAGACCAAAACCTATGGTAGAGATTGGAGGAAAACCAATTTTATGGCATATTATGAAAACTTATTCCTATTATGGTTTTAATGACTTTGTGATATTGCTTGGGTACAAGGGGTATTATATAAAAGAGTATTTTGCAAATTATTATCTACATCAAAGTGACATAACTTTTAATATGAAAACTGGAGATATGAAGGTGCATAACAATAATTCAGAACCGTGGAATGTCACTTTATTAGATACAGGTATTGATAGTATGACAGGGGCTAGAATAAAAAAAGCTCAAGATTTTATAGGGGATGAACCTTTTATGCTAACTTATGGAGATGGAGTTAGTGATATTAATATTAATGAACTTTTAGCGTTTCATAGGTCCCATGGAAAATCAATCACAATCACATCTGTACAACCTGATGGAAGGTTTGGGGCATTGGATATTGGCGAAGATAACAAGGTACTTAAGTTTCAAGAAAAACCAAAAGGTGATGGCAATTGGATAAATGCAGGATTTTTTGTTTGTGAACCAAAAGTTTTTGATTATATTTCAGAAGATACTAGTATAGTTTTTGAACAAGAACCTTTGATAAATTTAGCTAAAGATGGAGAGATGTTTACTTATAATCATAATGGGTTTTGGAAACCTATGGATACATTAAGAGATAAGTTACAACTTAATAAAATATGGGAAAGTAATAGTGCCCCATGGAAAGTTTGGAGGGATTAA
- a CDS encoding class I SAM-dependent methyltransferase has protein sequence MGIEWKKIDSVKNNNQELVEVRKCPICGNKTYKSFFKIENFQFFSDSNISKQVDINNVQCDNCLAVFMNPCYSKKGFPILFEEAGMSYGSSEGRPNEQVTWLKNRKLLNKEVRVLDIGCGSGNFLSCLPLDVAKVGVDIDKTSIDLAKEKYENIEFICSSFEDLNYQEDIDLITMYHVLEHLSNPKEVLIRLNDLSNENTKLLIEVPIIENGLTNDINGFFSVQHLTHFSRNSFKNILQLSGWEIVEWQEQKDYNGCRVLAQKGLKLDFANIESDNELINLYKYLSNWYKSLEDVENKIIKLEKKRYVIWGAGMHLEFLYQTTSLFKRDKDFIIIDSDKNKYNKTWRGIHIYPPEFLEELEKNSSIVVSSYGSQYRIEKYIKDKRDDVEVIKLYDYLKVY, from the coding sequence ATGGGAATTGAGTGGAAAAAAATAGATAGTGTTAAAAACAATAATCAGGAGTTGGTAGAAGTTAGAAAATGTCCTATTTGTGGAAATAAAACTTACAAATCCTTTTTTAAAATAGAAAATTTTCAATTTTTTTCAGATTCAAATATTAGTAAACAAGTTGATATAAACAATGTCCAATGTGATAACTGTTTAGCTGTATTTATGAATCCATGTTATTCAAAAAAAGGTTTTCCTATATTATTTGAAGAGGCAGGGATGTCTTATGGTTCTTCAGAAGGAAGACCAAATGAACAAGTTACTTGGTTAAAAAATCGTAAGCTATTAAATAAAGAAGTAAGAGTTTTAGATATAGGTTGTGGAAGTGGAAACTTTTTATCATGTTTACCTCTTGATGTGGCAAAAGTGGGTGTAGACATTGATAAAACCTCTATTGATTTAGCAAAAGAAAAATATGAAAACATAGAGTTTATTTGCTCCTCTTTTGAAGATTTAAATTATCAAGAAGATATAGATTTAATCACAATGTATCATGTGTTAGAACATTTATCAAATCCAAAAGAAGTGCTTATAAGATTGAATGATTTATCAAATGAAAATACTAAGTTACTAATAGAAGTGCCAATAATTGAAAATGGATTAACAAATGATATTAATGGATTTTTTAGTGTACAACATTTAACCCATTTTAGTAGAAATAGTTTTAAAAATATTCTGCAATTAAGTGGCTGGGAGATTGTAGAATGGCAAGAACAAAAAGATTATAATGGTTGCAGAGTTTTGGCCCAAAAAGGGCTTAAATTAGATTTTGCCAATATCGAATCAGATAATGAATTAATCAATCTATACAAATATTTGTCTAACTGGTATAAATCTTTAGAAGATGTAGAAAATAAAATCATAAAACTTGAAAAGAAAAGATATGTAATTTGGGGAGCAGGGATGCATTTAGAGTTTTTGTATCAAACAACTTCACTGTTTAAAAGAGATAAAGACTTTATAATCATTGATAGTGATAAAAATAAATATAATAAAACTTGGCGAGGAATTCATATTTACCCTCCTGAATTTTTAGAGGAGTTAGAAAAAAACAGTTCTATCGTTGTATCAAGCTACGGGTCTCAATATAGGATAGAAAAATATATAAAAGATAAAAGAGATGATGTTGAGGTTATAAAACTATATGATTATTTAAAGGTATATTGA
- a CDS encoding N-acetylneuraminate synthase family protein: protein MNNNFPIFVAEVSSNHSQDLNRAKEFIKVSSLIGCQAVKFQLFKIDKLFSPEILAKSKTHRDRKQWELPVDFLPELSSYTHKLNMKFSCTPFYLKAVKELEPYVDFYKIASYELLWDDLIIECAKTKKDLVLSTGMATLDEIEHAVEVFKMHSNSKLTLLHAISGYPTPVNEANLKAIKTLRDNFNLDVGLSDHSVSKDVITRAIYKWDASMIEFHLDLDENGAEYKSGHCWLPNQMKETIEGIKNGLLADGTGGKVPAPSEKADRLWRADPSDGLRPFKEVREEF from the coding sequence ATGAATAATAACTTTCCTATCTTTGTGGCAGAAGTGTCAAGTAATCATTCCCAAGATTTGAATAGAGCCAAAGAGTTTATAAAAGTCTCTTCTTTAATTGGATGTCAAGCAGTGAAATTCCAACTTTTTAAAATTGATAAGTTGTTTTCCCCTGAAATACTGGCTAAAAGTAAGACTCATAGAGATAGAAAGCAGTGGGAACTTCCTGTAGATTTTTTGCCTGAACTCTCTTCTTACACTCATAAATTAAATATGAAGTTTTCTTGCACACCTTTTTATTTAAAAGCTGTAAAAGAGCTTGAACCATATGTTGATTTTTACAAAATTGCTTCTTATGAGTTATTGTGGGATGATTTAATAATAGAGTGTGCAAAAACAAAAAAAGATTTAGTTTTATCAACAGGGATGGCAACACTTGATGAGATTGAACATGCAGTAGAAGTATTTAAGATGCACTCTAATTCAAAATTGACATTACTACATGCAATTTCAGGTTATCCAACGCCTGTGAATGAAGCAAATTTAAAAGCGATAAAAACATTAAGAGATAATTTTAATTTAGATGTTGGATTATCAGATCACAGTGTATCAAAAGATGTTATAACTAGAGCAATTTATAAATGGGATGCTTCAATGATAGAGTTTCATCTTGATTTGGATGAAAATGGTGCTGAATATAAATCAGGACACTGCTGGTTGCCAAATCAAATGAAAGAGACTATTGAAGGTATTAAAAATGGACTTTTAGCTGATGGAACAGGGGGAAAAGTACCAGCTCCAAGTGAAAAAGCTGATAGATTATGGAGGGCTGATCCAAGTGATGGATTAAGACCTTTTAAAGAGGTAAGAGAAGAGTTTTAA
- the pseF gene encoding pseudaminic acid cytidylyltransferase: MTKCVAIIPARGGSKRVPRKNIKLFHGKPLIAYSIEAALRSELFDKIIVSTDDEEIAKTAKKYGAEVPFLRPKELSDDYTGTGQVIEHALNFLKQRGECYEFCCTIYATAPFLQEKYLIEGFDQLKNSKAKHAFSCTSMPFPIQRTFKITPNGRCEMFWPENFMKRSQDLEEAYQDAGQFYWTNLNIESEEITFGKDSIPIILPRYLVHDIDTLEDWKRAEVIYQSIN, encoded by the coding sequence ATGACTAAATGTGTAGCAATAATTCCGGCACGTGGCGGGAGCAAAAGAGTTCCTAGAAAAAATATTAAACTTTTTCATGGGAAACCGCTTATTGCATACTCTATTGAAGCTGCTTTAAGAAGTGAACTCTTTGATAAAATTATCGTAAGTACAGATGATGAAGAGATAGCTAAAACAGCTAAAAAATACGGTGCAGAAGTTCCTTTTTTAAGACCTAAAGAGTTAAGTGATGATTATACGGGAACAGGTCAAGTTATAGAACATGCTTTAAACTTTTTAAAACAAAGAGGAGAATGTTATGAATTTTGTTGTACAATCTATGCAACAGCTCCATTTTTACAAGAAAAATATCTAATAGAAGGTTTTGACCAACTAAAAAACTCAAAAGCAAAACATGCATTTTCTTGTACTTCAATGCCTTTCCCAATCCAAAGAACTTTTAAAATTACACCAAATGGAAGATGTGAGATGTTTTGGCCAGAAAACTTTATGAAAAGAAGTCAAGATTTAGAAGAAGCTTATCAAGATGCTGGTCAGTTTTATTGGACAAATTTAAATATAGAATCAGAAGAGATAACTTTTGGGAAAGACTCTATTCCTATAATTCTTCCAAGATACTTGGTTCACGATATTGATACCCTTGAAGATTGGAAAAGAGCAGAGGTAATATATCAATCTATAAACTAA
- the pseC gene encoding UDP-4-amino-4,6-dideoxy-N-acetyl-beta-L-altrosamine transaminase, with translation MDFIPYGKQNINKKDIKAVIKTLKSDFLTTGPKVKEFEYKLCEYTGAKYCVAVSNGTAALHLASLALLDKNDKVLTTPNSFLATSNSILYAGAKPIFVDIGEDGNIDLDLCEKELKKDPTIEAIYAVHFSGKSVDQKKLKKLKEKYDIKIVEDCAHSLGASFKGIKAGSCTYSNISTFSFHPVKHITTGEGGAITTNSKKLYEKLLLLRNHGMVKDSSMKPWEYEMRELGFNYRLTDISCALGLNQIKRLDKFLKKRRKIAKEYDKAFKETNTLVTALYPFDEESSYHLYVVKVKFDKLKISKEEFFMKMREKGIGLQVHYIPINKQPFYKKLGYRKENTPNTDKYYKEVFSIPMYPGLKNKEQKYVIKSLFEVLND, from the coding sequence ATGGATTTTATTCCTTACGGAAAACAGAATATCAATAAAAAAGATATAAAAGCAGTTATTAAAACTTTAAAATCTGATTTTTTAACAACAGGACCAAAAGTAAAAGAGTTTGAATATAAACTGTGTGAATATACGGGTGCAAAATATTGTGTTGCAGTTTCAAACGGAACAGCCGCACTTCATTTGGCTTCTTTAGCACTTTTAGATAAAAATGATAAAGTTTTAACTACTCCAAACTCTTTTTTGGCAACTTCAAATTCAATACTTTATGCAGGTGCAAAACCGATTTTTGTAGATATCGGTGAAGACGGGAATATAGATTTAGATCTTTGTGAAAAAGAGTTAAAAAAAGATCCTACTATTGAAGCAATATATGCTGTTCACTTTTCAGGTAAGTCTGTAGATCAAAAAAAATTGAAAAAATTAAAAGAGAAATACGATATAAAAATAGTTGAGGATTGTGCACACTCTTTAGGAGCTAGTTTTAAAGGAATCAAAGCAGGTAGCTGTACTTACAGTAATATCTCGACTTTTTCTTTTCATCCTGTTAAACATATAACAACAGGTGAGGGTGGAGCTATTACTACAAATAGTAAAAAACTTTATGAAAAATTATTACTATTAAGAAACCATGGCATGGTAAAAGACTCTTCAATGAAACCTTGGGAATATGAAATGAGAGAGTTAGGTTTTAATTATAGACTTACCGATATTTCTTGTGCTTTGGGCTTAAATCAGATAAAAAGATTAGATAAATTTTTAAAAAAAAGAAGAAAAATCGCAAAAGAGTATGATAAAGCTTTTAAGGAGACAAACACTCTTGTAACTGCTTTATACCCTTTTGATGAAGAATCTTCATATCATCTTTATGTAGTAAAAGTAAAATTTGATAAATTGAAAATTTCTAAAGAAGAGTTTTTTATGAAAATGAGAGAAAAAGGTATAGGTTTGCAAGTACATTATATTCCTATAAATAAACAACCTTTTTATAAAAAATTGGGTTATAGAAAGGAAAATACTCCAAATACGGATAAATATTATAAAGAGGTTTTTTCTATTCCTATGTATCCCGGATTGAAAAACAAAGAACAAAAATATGTTATAAAAAGTTTATTTGAGGTATTAAATGACTAA
- the pseB gene encoding UDP-N-acetylglucosamine 4,6-dehydratase (inverting), translating to MFDGKNILITGGTGSFGKKYTKILLKKYKPKKIIIYSRDELKQYEMAQEYNDKCMRYFIGDVRDSSRLKKAMKDIDYVIHAAALKHVPIAEYNPMECIKTNINGAQNVIDAALECGVRKTIALSTDKAANPVNLYGATKLASDKLFVAANNLVGDQDIEFSVVRYGNVIGSRGSVVPYFQKLIRNGVESLPITDEKMTRFLITLEQGVNFVLKNFERMQGGEIFVPKIPSMKIIDLAHALAPNLSREIIGIRPGEKLHEIMCPADDSHLTLEFEDHFVIQPTISFARKRDYSLNNLKEKGKKVHQGFEYNSGNNSQWLKEDELLKFIKDI from the coding sequence ATGTTTGATGGGAAAAATATTTTAATCACTGGCGGAACTGGAAGTTTCGGTAAAAAATATACCAAGATTTTACTAAAAAAGTATAAACCGAAAAAAATTATTATTTACTCAAGGGATGAGCTTAAACAGTATGAAATGGCTCAAGAGTACAATGATAAGTGTATGAGGTATTTTATAGGTGATGTTAGAGACTCTTCAAGATTAAAAAAAGCTATGAAAGATATTGATTATGTAATTCATGCAGCGGCACTTAAGCATGTTCCAATTGCAGAGTATAATCCCATGGAGTGTATTAAAACAAATATTAACGGAGCTCAAAATGTAATTGATGCGGCATTGGAGTGCGGAGTTAGAAAAACAATCGCTTTATCAACAGATAAAGCGGCAAATCCTGTAAATCTCTATGGAGCTACAAAATTAGCTTCTGATAAACTTTTTGTTGCTGCAAATAATTTAGTAGGTGATCAAGATATTGAGTTTTCTGTCGTAAGATACGGAAATGTAATTGGAAGTAGAGGTTCCGTAGTTCCTTATTTTCAAAAGCTGATAAGAAACGGTGTCGAGTCTTTGCCTATTACGGATGAAAAGATGACAAGGTTTTTAATTACTCTTGAACAAGGTGTTAATTTTGTATTAAAAAACTTTGAAAGGATGCAAGGAGGAGAGATTTTTGTTCCTAAAATTCCTTCTATGAAAATTATTGATCTAGCCCATGCTTTGGCTCCAAATCTTTCAAGAGAGATTATCGGTATAAGACCCGGGGAAAAACTTCATGAAATAATGTGCCCTGCGGATGATTCTCATTTAACATTGGAGTTTGAAGACCATTTTGTAATTCAACCCACAATTAGTTTTGCCAGAAAAAGGGATTATAGTTTAAACAATTTGAAAGAAAAAGGTAAAAAAGTTCATCAAGGGTTTGAGTATAATTCCGGAAATAATTCCCAATGGCTTAAAGAAGATGAGCTATTAAAGTTTATTAAGGATATTTAA
- the recA gene encoding recombinase RecA, whose translation MDDNQKKSLELAIKQIDKTFGKGTLIRLGDKEVIPTESISTGSLGLDLALGVGGLPKGRVIEIYGPESSGKTTLTLHAIAECQKAGGVCAFIDAEHALDTIYARNLGVDIDNLLVSQPDYGEQALEILETVIRSGAVDLVVIDSVAALTPKVEIDGDMDDQQVGVQARLMSKALRKITGLLNKMNCTVIFINQIRMKIGMTGYGSPETTTGGNALKFYSSVRLDIRRIATLKQGENSIGNRVKVKVVKNKVAPPFKQAEFDIMFGEGISKTGELIDYGVKLDIVDKAGAWFSYGDSKIGQGKENSKVFLKDNPEIAKEIEHKILVAMGIDDELIQGEPEPDQE comes from the coding sequence ATGGATGATAATCAAAAAAAATCATTAGAGTTAGCGATCAAGCAAATTGATAAAACTTTCGGTAAGGGTACTCTTATCAGACTTGGAGATAAAGAGGTTATTCCTACAGAATCCATATCAACAGGATCTTTGGGTCTTGATTTGGCTTTAGGTGTAGGAGGTCTGCCAAAAGGAAGAGTTATCGAAATCTACGGACCTGAAAGTTCAGGGAAAACTACTCTTACTCTTCATGCTATTGCAGAGTGTCAGAAAGCAGGCGGTGTTTGTGCTTTTATTGATGCTGAACATGCTTTAGATACTATATATGCAAGAAATCTAGGTGTTGATATTGATAATTTACTTGTATCTCAACCTGATTACGGAGAGCAGGCATTAGAAATTTTGGAAACCGTTATTAGAAGCGGTGCCGTTGATTTAGTTGTTATCGACTCGGTTGCAGCTTTAACTCCTAAAGTTGAAATTGACGGAGATATGGATGATCAACAAGTGGGTGTGCAAGCAAGACTTATGAGTAAAGCTCTTAGAAAGATAACAGGTCTTTTAAATAAAATGAACTGTACCGTAATTTTCATCAACCAAATTAGAATGAAAATAGGTATGACAGGTTATGGAAGTCCTGAAACAACTACGGGAGGTAATGCACTTAAATTTTACTCTTCTGTTAGACTTGATATTAGAAGAATCGCAACTCTTAAACAAGGAGAAAACTCTATAGGAAACAGAGTAAAAGTTAAGGTCGTAAAAAACAAAGTTGCGCCTCCGTTTAAACAAGCTGAATTTGATATTATGTTTGGAGAAGGTATCTCTAAAACAGGAGAATTAATAGATTACGGAGTTAAACTTGATATTGTAGATAAAGCAGGTGCTTGGTTTAGTTACGGTGACAGTAAAATCGGTCAAGGTAAAGAAAATTCTAAAGTATTCTTAAAAGACAATCCTGAAATTGCAAAAGAGATAGAACATAAAATATTAGTTGCAATGGGTATAGATGACGAATTAATTCAAGGTGAACCTGAACCTGACCAAGAGTAA
- the eno gene encoding phosphopyruvate hydratase: protein MVFIDNIYADEVLDSRGNPTVRATVILSDGTKASAIVPSGASTGKREALELRDGDDRFLGKGVLKAVENVNTTIADELLGLSPYNQAEIDATMKDIDGTDNYSNLGANAVLGVSMAVARAAAASLDIPLYRYLGGANSMTMPVPMFNIINGGEHANNSVDFQEYMVMPVGFDNFNDGLRAVCEIYQNLKKIIDSMGESTAVGDEGGFAPNLGSNEEPIQVILEAVEKAGYKAGEQICIALDVAASELVDQNGNYALKGEGRSLTADEMVSYYEELCNKYPIISIEDGLSEDDWDGWKIMTERLGSKIQLVGDDLYVTNANILAQGIQKGIANSILIKPNQIGSVSETMLTIRLAQRNNYNCVMSHRSGESEDSFIADFAVALNCGQIKTGSTARSDRIAKYNRLLEIGAEIGYAEYLGKQPFSK from the coding sequence ATGGTATTTATTGATAATATTTATGCGGATGAAGTTTTAGACTCAAGAGGTAATCCAACAGTTAGAGCAACTGTTATTTTAAGTGATGGTACAAAAGCAAGTGCTATAGTTCCAAGCGGAGCAAGTACCGGGAAAAGAGAAGCTTTAGAGTTAAGGGACGGTGATGATAGATTTTTAGGTAAAGGTGTTTTAAAAGCTGTTGAAAATGTGAATACGACTATTGCAGACGAGTTATTGGGACTAAGTCCTTATAATCAAGCTGAAATTGATGCAACAATGAAAGATATTGACGGTACGGACAACTACTCAAATCTTGGAGCAAATGCAGTTCTTGGTGTATCAATGGCAGTTGCACGAGCGGCAGCAGCTTCACTTGATATTCCTTTATATAGATATCTAGGCGGTGCAAACTCTATGACAATGCCTGTTCCGATGTTTAATATTATCAATGGTGGAGAGCATGCAAATAACTCTGTTGATTTTCAAGAGTATATGGTAATGCCCGTTGGATTTGACAACTTTAATGATGGATTAAGAGCTGTTTGCGAAATCTATCAAAATCTTAAAAAAATCATTGACTCTATGGGTGAATCTACAGCTGTAGGTGATGAAGGTGGATTTGCTCCAAACCTAGGTTCAAATGAGGAACCTATTCAAGTTATTTTAGAAGCAGTTGAAAAAGCAGGATATAAAGCAGGTGAACAAATTTGTATTGCTCTAGATGTTGCAGCATCGGAACTTGTAGACCAAAACGGTAATTATGCCCTAAAAGGTGAAGGAAGAAGTTTAACTGCTGATGAGATGGTTTCTTATTATGAAGAGTTATGTAACAAATATCCTATTATCTCTATTGAAGACGGGTTAAGCGAAGATGACTGGGACGGATGGAAAATCATGACCGAAAGACTTGGTTCAAAAATCCAATTAGTCGGAGACGACCTTTATGTAACAAATGCAAATATTTTGGCTCAAGGTATCCAAAAAGGTATTGCAAACTCGATTTTAATTAAACCGAATCAAATAGGAAGTGTTAGTGAAACAATGCTTACAATCAGACTTGCACAAAGAAATAACTATAACTGCGTAATGTCTCACAGATCAGGTGAATCTGAAGATTCATTTATTGCAGATTTTGCAGTTGCTTTAAATTGCGGTCAAATAAAAACAGGAAGTACGGCAAGAAGCGATAGAATCGCAAAATACAACAGACTTCTTGAAATTGGTGCAGAAATAGGTTATGCTGAATATTTAGGGAAACAACCTTTTTCTAAATAA
- a CDS encoding FtsB family cell division protein — MKEKKHTIKKFSLIAILSVAITIFLGYHVSNILFGDNSLEVYNSLKHKKEYLQDEIKRLQKDNAYLQKEYFELKNLEPEE; from the coding sequence ATGAAAGAAAAAAAACATACGATTAAGAAATTTTCGTTAATAGCAATACTCTCCGTTGCTATTACGATTTTTCTTGGTTACCATGTTTCAAATATTCTTTTTGGAGATAACTCTTTAGAAGTTTACAACTCTTTAAAACATAAAAAAGAGTACCTTCAAGATGAAATAAAAAGATTGCAGAAAGATAATGCTTATCTACAAAAAGAGTATTTTGAACTTAAAAATTTGGAGCCTGAAGAATGA
- a CDS encoding AMIN domain-containing protein, whose product MKTLFFTLLLILTTSAVARENPFEATNAYEEEKARIIEMNETEEDYAVEYQQEQQYVNEMYEKMNKPQKEEPKKPKKPAVTEEKVKKMIQKAQKEVEKKAKDIAQEVVKKQPKEVEQVVYVKPRLDVVNEKELLPFVKVEYDNDKIDIISKYKVSKKITLPGEKKMVLDFNANENFYTVRQSLDSTNFPKVTVGNHKKDKFFRVVVELASTPDDYEVTYDDQKVSIVKLYE is encoded by the coding sequence ATGAAAACACTATTTTTTACGTTACTACTTATCTTAACAACAAGTGCAGTTGCAAGAGAAAATCCTTTTGAAGCAACAAACGCTTATGAAGAAGAAAAAGCAAGAATAATTGAAATGAATGAAACTGAAGAGGATTATGCAGTAGAGTATCAACAAGAGCAGCAGTATGTAAACGAAATGTATGAAAAAATGAATAAACCTCAAAAAGAAGAACCTAAAAAGCCTAAAAAACCTGCTGTTACTGAAGAAAAAGTAAAAAAAATGATACAAAAAGCTCAAAAAGAAGTTGAGAAAAAAGCAAAAGATATTGCACAAGAAGTTGTAAAAAAACAACCCAAAGAGGTTGAACAGGTTGTATATGTAAAACCAAGGTTAGACGTAGTAAACGAAAAAGAGCTTCTTCCTTTTGTTAAAGTTGAATATGACAATGACAAAATTGATATTATCTCTAAATATAAAGTTAGTAAAAAGATAACTCTTCCCGGTGAGAAAAAAATGGTTCTTGATTTTAACGCAAATGAAAACTTTTATACAGTAAGACAGAGTTTAGATTCTACAAATTTCCCTAAAGTTACCGTAGGGAATCATAAAAAAGATAAATTTTTTAGAGTAGTTGTAGAACTTGCAAGTACACCTGATGATTATGAAGTTACATATGATGACCAAAAAGTTAGTATTGTAAAACTATATGAATAA
- a CDS encoding cation:proton antiporter — protein sequence MGEEILIIITISLIIFISPLLSRALRLPTITVEIILGAFAAYFAFIVEHSILELVAELGFLYLMFLAGLEVDLKKLVNISGTLLRKAILYNVILFTLATAITLYFDLSKIFIVVLPLISIGLLAALKKEYGDVHWIRLSITVGLIGEIVSIVALTTVSAALEFGLNFEFYKTMILFSIFIISMLFVYKLFHNLIWWYPEIKALLMPEVDNQEQDIRVSMTIFFLMITVMLYLHLEVALGAFIAGTFITTFFEEHNKQLPHKLEHFGFGWLVPIFFIYVGSSFELDSIFHDGLVLHAVLIASAMILIRIIASTLFIKDMGWNRFYMIGLSHSMPLTLLIAVATLAYHNQSITQFYYYAFILASIIEVLVVMVAIRLLSYFVKLNDNNL from the coding sequence ATGGGTGAAGAAATTTTAATAATAATCACTATCTCATTAATCATATTTATCTCCCCGTTGCTTTCAAGAGCTTTACGTCTGCCTACGATTACTGTTGAGATTATTTTAGGAGCATTTGCAGCCTATTTTGCTTTTATTGTAGAACACTCTATTTTAGAGCTTGTTGCAGAGCTGGGATTTCTTTATCTGATGTTTTTAGCCGGACTTGAAGTTGATTTAAAAAAGCTTGTAAATATATCGGGAACTCTGCTTAGAAAAGCTATTTTATATAATGTAATACTTTTTACATTGGCAACGGCAATAACTCTATATTTTGATTTAAGTAAAATTTTTATTGTTGTTCTGCCTCTTATTTCCATAGGACTTTTGGCTGCTTTAAAAAAAGAGTATGGAGATGTTCATTGGATACGTCTTTCAATTACGGTCGGATTAATAGGTGAAATCGTATCAATCGTTGCTCTTACTACGGTTTCGGCAGCTTTAGAGTTTGGGCTTAATTTTGAGTTTTATAAAACAATGATTCTATTTTCAATTTTTATAATCTCAATGCTTTTTGTATATAAACTTTTTCATAATCTTATTTGGTGGTATCCTGAGATAAAAGCGTTACTTATGCCCGAAGTTGATAATCAAGAACAGGATATTAGAGTATCTATGACTATATTCTTTTTAATGATTACTGTAATGCTGTATCTTCATTTAGAAGTTGCCTTAGGTGCTTTTATAGCAGGAACTTTTATTACAACGTTTTTTGAAGAACATAATAAACAACTGCCTCATAAATTGGAGCATTTTGGATTTGGATGGTTAGTTCCTATCTTTTTTATTTATGTAGGTTCTTCTTTTGAATTAGATTCAATCTTTCATGACGGTTTGGTTCTTCATGCCGTTTTAATTGCAAGTGCTATGATTTTAATAAGAATCATAGCTTCAACGCTATTTATAAAAGATATGGGATGGAATAGATTTTATATGATAGGACTTTCTCACTCTATGCCTTTAACTTTGTTAATCGCCGTTGCTACCTTGGCATATCATAATCAATCAATTACGCAGTTTTATTATTATGCTTTTATTTTAGCTTCTATTATTGAGGTTTTAGTAGTTATGGTGGCAATTAGATTATTGTCATATTTTGTAAAATTAAATGACAATAATCTATAA